GTTTCGCCCACCGCGACGTCATAATGCTGACCCTCGGCGAAATCCGATGCGGTAAGATCGGCCATGCCCCACTCCTCCCTGGCGCGGGCGCTTCAGGCGCCCGGCACGCATCGTTAGTCGATATTCTCGCCGGGATCGACGCCCCAGAAATGATCGGTGCGGATGAAGCCCTTGCGGCCGCCGACGTCGAGCTGGCACCAGCCGGCCGCGCATTTCGAAAGCCGGCCGACCACGCCGGGCTCGGCTCGAAACCGCACCGGCGAGCTCTCGTCGGGCGCTTCGTGCATCGGCCGCGCCTCGCTGCCGCCGACCAGCGCCGTGCGGGTGTCGCTGAGCAGGTTCTGCAACATCCAGCCGGTCT
The nucleotide sequence above comes from Sphingosinicella sp. BN140058. Encoded proteins:
- a CDS encoding SH3 domain-containing protein, with the translated sequence MRKLFALGLLAVLGLSVTSAEAQKDRQTPYWASISATKAMMRSGPGRNYPATWLYLRADLPIKVVETYPNWRKVQDPAGETGWMLQNLLSDTRTALVGGSEARPMHEAPDESSPVRFRAEPGVVGRLSKCAAGWCQLDVGGRKGFIRTDHFWGVDPGENID